A DNA window from Bacteroides cellulosilyticus contains the following coding sequences:
- a CDS encoding DUF3868 domain-containing protein — translation MKYIIGGLAGVLLAAEAWAGGTPVLSSHVFTQGDSLHIELLLNLDDTKAGNAEAYRFTPVLRSAGRLQELPAVVVSGRLRARADHRQQALQPAPGYIPPYRTLYARNRKDSINYHVSVAYSPWMEHASLVLMREQRDCCRMKILGVEPLMADLDLASPFRVPQGQIMISQGQAAGSQGQVAIPQAVVERQETGATDRRETKGRADCMPCAECTAMVTYLTPEVETQKHRSESATLYIDYPTGVYDVRREFHNNHSELEKLDSLMRPLIKGNLASISEISICGYASPDGTYKDNEILASNRARCFKEYMCATYMPGHNLYKASSIPEDWDGLVELLKQHPMRHGDEVLTLISRTGIFEGREKQLMDMYGGNVYRELLQDYFPQLRRIRVTVGYEARAFNIEEAASLIYTHPRLLSLQEMYRVAAFYRPGTEQYREVYEIAAYHFPDDALANINAASAVIMAGDPISARQYLDKVADDPRAWNDFGVLAYLEGDRKKAEEWFRKALGIEPEKARKNLKKMKKEE, via the coding sequence ATGAAATATATAATAGGAGGATTGGCTGGGGTACTGCTGGCGGCGGAAGCATGGGCGGGCGGAACTCCGGTACTCAGTTCGCATGTCTTTACGCAAGGGGACAGTCTTCATATAGAACTGCTGTTGAATCTGGACGATACAAAAGCAGGGAATGCGGAGGCTTACCGCTTTACGCCCGTGCTGCGCAGTGCGGGACGCTTGCAGGAACTTCCGGCAGTGGTGGTGAGCGGGCGTCTGCGTGCCCGTGCCGATCACAGGCAGCAGGCACTCCAACCCGCACCCGGCTATATTCCTCCTTACCGCACGCTTTATGCCCGGAACCGGAAAGACAGTATCAACTATCATGTGTCCGTCGCTTACAGTCCGTGGATGGAACATGCCTCGCTGGTGCTGATGCGTGAGCAACGGGACTGTTGCCGGATGAAGATTCTCGGAGTGGAGCCGCTGATGGCAGACCTTGATTTGGCAAGCCCTTTCCGGGTGCCGCAGGGGCAGATAATGATTTCACAGGGGCAGGCAGCGGGTTCGCAAGGACAAGTAGCGATTCCGCAGGCGGTTGTGGAAAGGCAGGAAACGGGTGCTACCGACCGACGGGAAACAAAGGGTCGTGCAGACTGCATGCCCTGTGCTGAATGTACGGCTATGGTGACTTACCTTACTCCCGAGGTGGAAACACAAAAACACCGTTCGGAAAGTGCCACCTTATATATAGACTACCCAACAGGAGTGTATGATGTCCGCCGGGAGTTCCACAACAACCATTCTGAACTAGAGAAACTGGACAGCCTGATGCGACCGCTCATCAAAGGGAATCTGGCAAGCATCTCTGAAATTTCCATTTGCGGCTATGCTTCGCCTGACGGAACATACAAAGACAATGAAATACTTGCTTCCAACCGCGCCCGCTGTTTCAAGGAATATATGTGCGCAACGTATATGCCGGGACACAACCTTTATAAAGCATCTTCCATACCAGAAGATTGGGACGGGCTGGTGGAACTGCTGAAACAGCATCCTATGAGGCATGGTGACGAGGTATTGACTCTTATTTCACGGACAGGCATCTTTGAAGGACGCGAAAAGCAGTTGATGGATATGTATGGAGGAAATGTATATAGGGAACTTTTGCAAGACTATTTCCCACAATTAAGGCGCATACGGGTTACGGTGGGTTATGAAGCCCGCGCTTTCAATATCGAAGAGGCGGCAAGCCTGATATACACACATCCCCGTTTGCTGTCATTGCAGGAAATGTATCGAGTAGCCGCATTCTACCGTCCCGGCACGGAGCAATACCGTGAAGTCTATGAGATAGCCGCTTATCACTTCCCTGACGATGCGCTGGCAAACATCAATGCCGCTTCAGCGGTAATTATGGCGGGCGACCCGATAAGTGCCCGGCAATATCTGGATAAGGTGGCGGACGATCCGCGTGCATGGAATGACTTCGGTGTACTGGCGTATCTGGAAGGTGACCGGAAGAAAGCCGAGGAATGGTTTCGCAAGGCGCTGGGAATAGAACCGGAAAAGGCGAGGAAAAATTTGAAGAAGATGAAGAAGGAGGAATGA
- a CDS encoding DUF4469 domain-containing protein, whose amino-acid sequence MKYQINGQLADNTVTVDNKEDMILVPVSIGNADENRIIAELKAEDSGLREETIRHVFDLQKRVIKRLLMTGVSVNTGLYYASVSFRGIIENSTWNPAKNSIVVNFNVGADLREAIKQTTVGIIGEKGSAMYIGGVQDASTRALDASATAGRAFTLTGGKLKVVGTDPAVGITLTSSKGTETKVTEDLWVTNDPSKLTFIIPANLADGTYELKVTTQFGSNSKTLLKAPRSVTKTIYIGTAPSGGGSGSGSGGEGGLDENPLG is encoded by the coding sequence ATCAAGTATCAAATCAACGGTCAACTGGCGGACAACACCGTGACCGTGGACAACAAGGAGGACATGATCCTCGTCCCCGTCTCCATCGGCAACGCCGATGAGAACCGCATTATTGCCGAACTGAAAGCCGAAGACTCCGGTCTGCGCGAAGAAACCATCCGTCACGTATTCGACCTGCAAAAGCGTGTCATCAAGCGGCTGCTGATGACCGGAGTGAGTGTGAATACAGGGTTATACTACGCTTCTGTCAGCTTCCGGGGCATCATAGAGAACTCCACCTGGAATCCGGCAAAGAACTCCATCGTGGTGAACTTCAACGTAGGCGCCGACCTGCGGGAAGCCATCAAGCAAACCACCGTGGGCATCATCGGCGAGAAAGGCAGCGCCATGTACATCGGTGGCGTACAGGATGCCTCCACCCGCGCACTCGACGCCTCAGCCACCGCAGGACGTGCTTTCACGCTTACAGGCGGCAAGTTGAAAGTGGTGGGAACTGACCCAGCCGTAGGCATTACCTTGACGAGCAGTAAGGGCACGGAAACCAAAGTGACCGAAGACCTCTGGGTAACGAATGATCCTTCGAAACTGACATTCATTATCCCCGCCAATCTGGCGGACGGAACGTATGAGCTGAAAGTAACCACGCAATTCGGTAGTAATAGCAAGACATTGCTAAAAGCTCCGCGCAGTGTAACGAAGACCATTTATATCGGTACGGCTCCCTCAGGAGGGGGTAGCGGTAGTGGTAGCGGCGGAGAAGGCGGTTTAGATGAGAACCCGTTGGGATAA
- a CDS encoding Rpn family recombination-promoting nuclease/putative transposase — protein MKYLNPKADLTFKRVFGEHPDLVMSLLNALLPLTADQEITDIEYLPSEMVPENPLRKNSIVDVRCKDKQGRQFIVEMQMIWSPEFKQRVLFNASKAYVRQMSVGEQYELLQPVYSLNLVNEIFEPELEGYYHHYQMIHVENSDKVIDGLQLIFVELPKFTPHSYSEKKMQVLWLRYLTEINDNTREVPEELMANPEVKKAVDALEVSAFTDAQLAGYEKFWDIISVEKTLYNSAERRGMEKGMAEGMEKGIEKGIEKGMAEERHLIALNMKKQGVSFELISQCTGLSIKEIELL, from the coding sequence ATGAAATATTTGAATCCTAAAGCAGACTTGACCTTCAAGCGGGTCTTTGGCGAACATCCCGATTTGGTGATGAGCCTCTTGAACGCCTTGCTGCCACTGACTGCCGATCAGGAAATAACCGATATTGAATATCTCCCTTCGGAGATGGTTCCCGAAAATCCATTGCGTAAGAACAGTATTGTTGATGTCCGTTGCAAGGATAAGCAGGGCAGACAGTTCATTGTGGAAATGCAGATGATTTGGTCACCGGAGTTCAAACAACGTGTGTTGTTCAATGCCTCTAAGGCCTATGTTCGCCAGATGAGTGTTGGCGAACAATATGAGTTGCTACAACCCGTGTATTCGTTGAATCTGGTCAATGAGATATTTGAACCGGAGCTGGAAGGGTATTATCATCATTATCAGATGATTCATGTGGAAAACTCTGATAAAGTGATTGATGGTCTCCAACTGATTTTTGTAGAGCTGCCTAAATTTACCCCGCATTCGTATTCTGAAAAGAAAATGCAGGTGCTTTGGTTACGATACTTGACTGAAATCAATGACAATACCCGTGAAGTGCCAGAAGAACTAATGGCGAATCCCGAAGTGAAAAAAGCGGTTGATGCCTTGGAAGTATCGGCTTTTACGGATGCGCAATTGGCCGGTTATGAAAAGTTCTGGGATATTATCAGTGTGGAAAAAACGCTGTATAATAGTGCGGAACGCAGAGGGATGGAGAAAGGTATGGCCGAAGGGATGGAAAAAGGAATAGAGAAAGGAATAGAGAAAGGAATGGCGGAAGAACGACATCTCATAGCCCTTAATATGAAAAAACAAGGCGTTTCTTTCGAGCTAATTTCTCAATGTACCGGATTATCTATAAAAGAAATAGAACTCTTGTAA